One Salvelinus namaycush isolate Seneca unplaced genomic scaffold, SaNama_1.0 Scaffold4, whole genome shotgun sequence genomic region harbors:
- the LOC120041012 gene encoding tripartite motif-containing protein 16-like — protein MAQQGVLLDQDQFCCSVCLDLLKEPVTIPCGHSYCRSCIEGCWDQDVLKGVYSCPQCRHTFTPRPTLMKNNMLAEVVEKLRKTGLQAAPPPALCYAGPGDVACDFCTGTRKQKALMSCLACLASYCETHLQPHYESPAFKKHKLVKATAQLQEKICSHHDKLLEVYCRTDQQCICYLCTMDEHKGHYTVSAAAERTGKQRQLGMSQQKVQQRFQEREKELKELQQDVESFKRSAQSAVEDSDLIFTELIRSIERRSSEVKELIRAQEKAQVSQAEGLLEQLKQEIAELRKRSTELEQLSHTEDHIHFLQSYQSLSSISVSSDLPSIVVRPLQYFGDVSKTVSELREKLEDFLKGEWTKISTTVNIVDVVLPPEPKTREQLLQYSCQLTLDPNTAYTFLSLSEGNRKVTYTRQVQPYPDHPDRFTYYCQVLCREGLSGRCYWEVEWTGYVFIAVSYKKINRTGTGGGFGFNNKSWSLQCYSGDYCFIHNNVETKVSGPQSSRVGVYLDHKAGTLSFYSVSDTMTLLHRVQTTFTQPLYPGFYVDGTAELVKL, from the exons ATGGCTCAACAGGGAGTTCTGCTGGACCAGGAccagttctgttgttctgtctgtctggatctacTGAAGGAGCCGGTCACCATCCCCTGTGGACACAGTTACTGTAGAAGCTGTATTGAGGGCTGCTGGGATCAGGATGTTCTGAAAGGGGTCTATAGCTGTCCTCAGTGCAGACATACCTTCACTCCAAGGCCTACGCTGATGAAAAATAACATGTTGGCTGAGGTGGTGGAGAAACTGAGGAAGACAGGACTCCAGGCTGctccccctcctgctctgtgctatgctggacctggagatgtggcgtgtgatttctgcactgggaccagaaagcagaaagccctcatgtcctgtctggcatgtctggcctcttactgtgagactcacctccaACCTCACTATGAATCTCCTGCTTTCAAGAAGCACAAGCTGGTCAAAGCCACCGCACAACTACAGGAGAAGATCTGCTCTCATCATGACAAACTGCTGGAGGTTTACTGTCGTACCGATCAGCAGTGTATCTGTTATCTGTGTACAatggatgaacataaaggccattatacagtgtcagctgcagcagagaggactgGGAAACAG AGGCAGCTGGGGATGAGTCAGCAGAAGGTCCAGCAGAGattccaggagagagagaaggagctgaaGGAGCTCCAACAGGATGTGGAGTCTTTCAAG cgCTCTGCACAGTCAGCAGTGGAGGACAGTGATCTGATCTTTACTGAGCTGATCCGCTCCATTGAGAGAAGGAGCTCTGAGGTGAAGGAGCTGATCAGAGCCCAAGAGAAGGCTCAAGTGAGTCAAGCTGAAGGACTTCTGGAGCAACTGAAGCAGGAGATAGCTGAGCTGAGGAAgagaagcactgagctggagcagctctcacacacagaggatcACATCCATTTCCTCCAG agttatcagtctctctccagtatcagtgtatcttcagacttacccagcatcgttgtccgtcctcttcagtactttggagatgtgagtaagactgtgtctgaactgagagagaaactagaagacttccttaaaggagaatggaccaagatctccactacag tgaatatagtggatgttgtactgcctccagagcccaagaccagagaacagttgttacaat ATTCCTGTcagctcacactggacccaaacacagcatacacatttctctctctgtctgaagggaACAGAAAGGTGACCTATACACGCCAAGTCCAACCATATcctgaccatccagacagattCACATACTACTGTCAGgttctgtgtagagagggtctgtctggacgctgttactgggaggtggagTGGACTGGTTATGTTTTTATAGCAGTCTCATATAAAAAAATCAACAGAACAGGGACAGGTGGTGGATTTGGATTCAATAACAAGTCCTGGAGTTTACAGTGCTATAGTGGTGATTATTGTTTCATACACAATAATGTTGAGACTAAAGTATCAGGCCCTCAGTcctccagagtaggagtgtacctggatcacaaggcaggtactctgtccttctacagtgtCTCTGACACAATGACCCTCCTCCACAGAGTCCAGACCACATTCACTCAGCCCCTCTATCCTGGGTTTTATGTCGATGGTactgctgagctggttaaactgtag
- the LOC120041016 gene encoding tripartite motif-containing protein 16-like, producing the protein MAQQGVLLDQDQFCCSVCLDLLKEPVTIPCGHNYCRICIEGCWDQDVLKGVYSCPQCRHTFTPRPTLMKNNMLAEVVEKLKKTGLQAAPPPALCYAGPGDVACDFCTGTRKQKAIMSCLVCLASYCETHLQPHYEFPALKKHKLVKATAQLQEKICSHHDKLLEVYCRTDQQCICYLCTMDEHKGHDTVSAAAERTEKQRQLGMSQQKVQQRFQERQKELKNLQKAVKSLKRSAQAAVEDSDQIFTELIRSIERRSSEVKELIRAQEKAQVSQAEGLLEQLKQEIAELRKRSTELEQLSHTEDHIHFLQSYQSLSSISVSSDLPSIVVRPLQYFGDVSKTVSELREKLEDFLKGEWTKISTTVNIVDVVLPPEPKTREQLLQYSCQLTLDPNTAYTFLSLSEGNRKVTCTRQVQPYPDHPDRFTNWCQVLCREGLSGRCYWEVEWTGDVITAVSYKDISRTEEGGGFGHNNKSWSLQYYSGDYCFIHNNVVTKVSGPQSSRVGVYLDHKAGTLSFYSVSDTMTLLHRVQTTFTQTLYPGFMLNGTAELVKL; encoded by the exons ATGGCTCAGCAGGGAGTTCTGCTGGACCAGGAccagttctgttgttctgtctgtctggatctacTGAAGGAACCAGTCACCATCCCCTGTGGACACAATTACTGTAGAATCTGTATTGAGGGCTGCTGGGATCAGGATGTTCTGAAAGGGGTCTATAGCTGTCCTCAGTGCAGACATACCTTCACTCCAAGGCCAACTCTGATGAAAAATAACATGTTGGCTGAGGTGGTGGAGAAACTGAAGAAGACAGGACTCCAGGCTGctccccctcctgctctgtgctatgctggacctggagatgtggcgtgtgatttctgcactgggaccagaaagcagaaagccatcatgtcctgtctggtgtgtctggcctcttactgtgagactcacctccaACCTCACTATGAATTTCCTGCTTTGAAGAAGCACAAGCTGGTCAAAGCCACCGCACAACTACAGGAGAAGATCTGCTCTCATCATGACAAACTGCTGGAGGTTTACTGTCGTACCGATCAGCAGTGTATCTGTTATCTGTGTACAatggatgaacataaaggccatgatacagtgtcagctgcagcagagaggactgAGAAACAG AGGCAGCTGGGGATGAGTCAGCAGAAGGTCCAGCAGAGATTCCAGGAGAGACAGAAGGAGCTGAAGAATCTCCAAAAAGCTGTGAAGTCTCTCAAG cgctctgcacaggcagcagtggaggacagtgatcagatctttactgagctgatccgctccattgagagaaggagctctgaggtgaaggagctgatcagagcccaagagaaggctcaagtgagtcaagctgaaggactcctggagcaactgaagcaggagatagctgagctgaggaagagaagcactgagctggagcagctctcacacacagaggatcACATCCATTTCCTCCAG agttatcagtctctctccagtatcagtgtatcttcagacttacccagcatcgttgtccgtcctcttcagtactttggagatgtgagtaagactgtgtctgaactgagagagaaactagaagacttccttaaaggagaatggaccaagatctccactacag tgaatatagtggatgttgtactgcctccagagcccaagaccagagaacagttgttacaat attcctgtcagctcacactggacccaaacacagcatacacatttctctctctgtctgaagggaACAGAAAGGTGACCTGTACACGCCAAGTCCAACCATATcctgaccatccagacagattCACCAACTGGTGTCAGgttctgtgtagagagggtctgtctggacgctgttactgggaggtggagTGGACTGGTGATGTTATTACAGCAGTCTCATATAAAGACATCAGCAGAACAGAGGAAGGTGGTGGATTTGGACACAATAACAAGTCCTGGAGTTTACAGTACTATAGTGGTGATTATTGTTTCATACACAATAATGTTGTGACTAAAGTATCAGGCCCTCAGTcctccagagtaggagtgtacctggatcacaaggcaggtactctgtccttctacagtgtCTCTGACACAATGACCCTCCTCCACAGAGTCCAGACCACATTTACTCAGACCCTCTATCCTGGGTTTATGCTCAATGGTactgctgagctggttaaactgtag